The following proteins are encoded in a genomic region of Dyadobacter sp. UC 10:
- a CDS encoding FG-GAP repeat domain-containing protein, which yields MMRTPEKGLFLSFLIWSGCLSANLAWKRPEVNAIVFTQKLPADSVAEGKLLAKDYCQRCHLFPEPALLDKNTWVTSVLPNMGERLGLRFAGQNPLADLIPEEEKIIRQLNIYPETPLISEAEWKKIVAYYQHEAPVQPLPQVAQKPVSDSLSMFSGQYVSLENIAVPKTTLLKFDATTSQLYVGDDQNALITLDIAMQPKENFWIDSAPTDIDFPENAAPRLLTIGVFKPSDQRTGRLMSVSKAAIPTQEIVNIQQLPRPVHFTSGDLNMDGKADALISGFGNHSGKLFWLDDFKSEKEHILKELPGARKTEIFDFNKDKKPDIIALMAQAREEISIFYNFGNGKFREKVLLQFPPSYGMAYFELVDFNKDGFQDILATNGDNWDLSPVAKNYHGVRLYLNDGKDNFKLAWFYPLHGASKAVARDFDRDGDLDIAAISFYSDLENPAHGFIYLSNEGKLTFNAYSTPPAAAGKWLTMEVGDLDQDGDFDIILGSYFHTIGEITSLMARGTTSFPQLLVLKNLKR from the coding sequence ATGATGCGCACTCCAGAAAAAGGACTGTTTCTTTCATTCTTGATTTGGAGTGGCTGCCTGTCGGCAAACCTGGCCTGGAAAAGGCCGGAAGTAAATGCTATTGTTTTTACTCAAAAACTACCTGCCGACTCCGTTGCCGAGGGAAAGCTGCTTGCGAAAGATTACTGCCAGCGCTGTCATCTCTTTCCTGAACCGGCGTTATTAGACAAAAATACCTGGGTTACCAGCGTACTGCCCAATATGGGCGAGCGGCTCGGACTTCGATTCGCCGGCCAAAATCCACTTGCAGATTTGATCCCGGAAGAAGAAAAGATCATTCGACAGCTGAATATTTACCCTGAAACACCGCTGATCTCAGAAGCAGAATGGAAAAAGATCGTAGCATATTACCAGCATGAAGCGCCGGTCCAGCCGCTCCCGCAGGTCGCTCAAAAGCCCGTTTCTGATTCTCTTTCGATGTTTTCCGGGCAATATGTGAGTCTTGAGAATATTGCGGTCCCCAAAACCACCTTACTTAAATTCGACGCTACTACCTCGCAACTGTATGTAGGCGACGATCAAAATGCATTGATTACACTCGACATTGCAATGCAGCCGAAAGAAAATTTCTGGATCGACTCCGCTCCTACTGATATCGATTTCCCTGAAAACGCTGCACCGAGACTGCTGACAATTGGCGTTTTCAAACCTTCCGACCAGCGAACCGGCAGATTAATGTCTGTATCGAAAGCCGCTATCCCGACCCAGGAAATCGTTAACATTCAGCAACTTCCGAGGCCTGTACATTTCACCTCCGGCGATTTGAATATGGACGGGAAAGCCGACGCCCTGATCTCCGGCTTTGGTAATCACAGTGGAAAACTATTCTGGCTTGACGATTTTAAATCAGAGAAAGAACATATTCTGAAAGAGCTGCCCGGCGCGAGGAAAACGGAAATTTTTGATTTTAATAAAGATAAAAAACCGGACATAATCGCATTAATGGCGCAGGCCAGGGAAGAGATTTCTATCTTCTATAATTTTGGAAACGGAAAGTTCAGGGAAAAGGTATTGTTGCAATTTCCGCCGTCCTACGGAATGGCTTACTTCGAGCTGGTGGATTTCAACAAAGACGGATTTCAGGATATTCTCGCTACGAACGGCGACAATTGGGATCTCTCACCAGTTGCTAAGAACTATCATGGTGTCAGGCTTTATCTTAATGATGGGAAGGATAACTTCAAGCTCGCGTGGTTTTATCCGCTGCACGGCGCCAGCAAGGCGGTCGCAAGAGATTTTGATAGAGACGGAGACCTGGATATTGCCGCGATCTCCTTTTACAGTGATCTGGAAAATCCGGCACACGGATTTATATATCTTTCCAATGAAGGTAAGTTGACCTTTAACGCTTACTCAACCCCGCCGGCAGCCGCCGGCAAATGGCTTACCATGGAAGTAGGAGACCTGGATCAGGATGGGGATTTCGACATTATTCTGGGTTCGTATTTTCACACAATAGGAGAAATAACCAGCTTAATGGCCCGCGGAACAACTTCCTTTCCTCAGTTACTGGTTCTAAAAAATCTTAAAAGATAA
- the argH gene encoding argininosuccinate lyase, translating into MKLWQKENTVTSEKIERFTVGRDREMDLNLAEFDVLGNIAHAIMLETIGLLTSDDLKVLTAELKHIYEQVKNGEFVIEDGVEDVHSQVELLLTRKLGDTGKKIHSGRSRNDQVLVDMKLYTRARLFDVATATEKLFNVLAAKSEEHKNDLLPGYTHLQIAMPSSFGLWFGAYAEGLIDDIIQINAAYRLANRNPLGSGAGYGSSFPLNRQLTTELLGFEGMHHNVVYAQMSRGRTEQAALTAISSLAATVSRLAMDVCLYNSQNFGFIILPDDLTTGSSIMPHKKNPDVAELLRAKTNRMKALPMEVTMVLSNLPSGYHRDMQLLKEILMPAFDEILDCLDIAAFMLENMKVKSDLLNDQKYDLLFSVERVNELVINGVPFRDAYRQVGSEIGDGSYIAPRDLKHTHEGSIGNLQTAEISARMQKELAAFGFEKVQKALDQLIS; encoded by the coding sequence TTGAAACTCTGGCAAAAAGAAAATACTGTTACTTCTGAAAAAATCGAACGATTTACCGTTGGCAGAGACCGTGAAATGGATCTTAACCTCGCGGAATTCGATGTACTTGGCAATATTGCACATGCCATTATGCTCGAAACCATCGGTCTGCTGACCTCTGATGACCTGAAAGTATTGACCGCAGAGCTGAAACATATTTACGAACAGGTTAAGAATGGAGAGTTTGTGATTGAAGACGGTGTAGAAGATGTGCATTCGCAGGTGGAGCTGCTTTTGACCCGAAAACTTGGGGATACCGGTAAAAAAATTCATAGCGGGCGCTCCCGGAATGACCAGGTGCTGGTAGACATGAAACTCTACACCCGCGCGCGGTTATTTGACGTGGCAACTGCTACGGAAAAGCTTTTCAATGTATTAGCTGCAAAATCCGAAGAACATAAAAACGATCTGCTGCCCGGCTATACGCATTTACAAATCGCGATGCCTTCTTCGTTCGGGCTTTGGTTTGGAGCTTATGCAGAGGGATTGATTGATGATATTATACAGATAAATGCGGCTTACCGGCTCGCAAACCGCAATCCGCTGGGATCCGGGGCGGGTTATGGTTCTTCATTTCCGCTCAACAGGCAACTCACCACCGAGTTACTGGGATTTGAAGGGATGCACCACAATGTTGTGTATGCGCAAATGAGCCGCGGCCGTACCGAGCAGGCCGCGCTCACCGCCATTTCGTCGCTTGCTGCTACGGTTTCCCGGCTGGCGATGGACGTTTGCCTGTACAATAGCCAGAATTTTGGATTTATAATTTTACCAGATGATCTAACCACTGGTAGCAGCATTATGCCGCATAAGAAAAATCCGGACGTGGCCGAATTGCTTCGAGCTAAAACCAACCGGATGAAAGCCCTGCCGATGGAGGTAACAATGGTTTTGAGCAACCTGCCTTCCGGCTATCACAGAGATATGCAGCTGCTGAAAGAGATATTGATGCCTGCATTTGACGAAATACTCGACTGTCTGGATATTGCTGCTTTCATGCTGGAAAATATGAAAGTAAAGTCCGATTTACTGAATGACCAGAAGTATGATCTGCTATTCAGTGTGGAGCGTGTAAATGAGCTGGTAATCAATGGTGTACCTTTTCGGGATGCCTATCGCCAGGTTGGGAGTGAAATCGGGGATGGAAGTTACATTGCGCCGCGCGATCTGAAACACACCCACGAAGGTAGTATCGGGAATCTGCAAACTGCCGAGATCAGTGCCAGAATGCAAAAAGAACTTGCGGCATTTGGTTTTGAAAAAGTACAGAAAGCGCTTGATCAATTGATAAGCTGA
- the tnpA gene encoding IS200/IS605 family transposase: protein MSWTNIWVHVVFATKYRHRFLNDEIRLTIFLHMKENANLKGIHIDVINGYHDHAHCLISMGREQSLSKIVQQIKGESSCWINQNKLTRKKFVWQDDYWAASVSQRHVDRVRHYILNQEAHHSAKTFKEEINAFAMKNNWPQVN from the coding sequence ATGAGCTGGACAAACATTTGGGTTCACGTCGTATTTGCAACCAAATACCGCCACCGTTTTCTCAACGACGAGATTCGTCTGACCATTTTTCTTCATATGAAGGAAAATGCTAATTTAAAAGGCATTCATATTGATGTGATTAATGGCTACCATGATCACGCGCATTGTCTGATTTCTATGGGGCGTGAGCAGTCACTGAGTAAGATCGTGCAGCAAATCAAAGGAGAATCTTCCTGCTGGATCAATCAGAATAAACTGACACGTAAAAAATTCGTCTGGCAAGACGACTACTGGGCCGCAAGTGTGAGCCAGCGGCACGTCGACCGGGTTAGGCACTATATTCTTAATCAGGAAGCACACCATTCGGCGAAGACATTCAAAGAAGAGATCAATGCTTTTGCAATGAAAAATAATTGGCCACAAGTGAATTAA
- a CDS encoding C40 family peptidase, whose protein sequence is MTFAKRFVFIIAGLLFIHAFGQPAYSNDLKSSKVAADSLNNVQSLVNFATKHLHIPYRSGGSSKKGFDCSGFVRYCFNKLDITLPHSSAAQAKHGETVELDNAKPGDLIFFKGESTKSKHIGHVGIITEVAPGYVKFIHSAFKGGIRYDLLHASYYQKRFVAIKRLF, encoded by the coding sequence ATGACATTTGCCAAGCGTTTCGTTTTTATAATTGCCGGTTTGCTTTTCATTCATGCATTTGGTCAGCCTGCTTATAGCAACGACCTGAAATCCAGCAAAGTCGCGGCTGATTCTCTCAATAATGTTCAGTCCCTGGTCAATTTTGCCACGAAACATTTACACATTCCTTACCGCTCGGGCGGCTCTTCCAAAAAAGGTTTTGACTGTTCCGGATTTGTTCGCTACTGCTTCAACAAGCTTGATATTACACTACCACACTCAAGCGCTGCACAGGCCAAACATGGCGAGACCGTCGAACTAGATAATGCAAAGCCCGGAGATCTTATCTTTTTCAAAGGTGAAAGCACGAAAAGTAAGCATATCGGACACGTAGGCATTATTACCGAAGTCGCGCCGGGTTATGTGAAATTCATTCACTCTGCATTCAAAGGTGGCATCCGCTACGATCTGCTGCACGCATCCTACTATCAGAAGCGCTTCGTCGCTATTAAGAGGCTGTTTTAG
- a CDS encoding AIR synthase related protein translates to MNTTDRYLQRGVSASKEDVHKAIEKIDKGIFPKAFCKIVPDTLAGDPDYCTVMHADGAGTKTSLAYLYWKETGDISVWKGIAQDAIVMNTDDLLCVGATGPMLYSSTIDRNKNRIPGEVIAEIINGAEEVLEMLRSYGVEIYSTGGETADVGDLVRTVTVNSTVIARMKRAAVVDNANIRPGDVIVGFASYGQATYETQYNGGMGSNGLTSARHDILGKYLKKYTESFDPEVNDELIYSGSKNLTDAVEGTPLNVGQLILSPTRTYAPLAKALFDEIRPHIHGMVHCSGGAQTKILHFVDNLHIIKDNLLPIPPLFQMIREESGTGWEEMYKVFNMGHRLEIYLPEEFAAQVIATADSFGIAAQVVGRVEEAREKKLTIESEFGKFVY, encoded by the coding sequence ATGAATACTACCGACCGATATCTCCAGCGCGGTGTCTCGGCTTCGAAAGAAGATGTGCACAAGGCCATTGAAAAAATTGACAAAGGCATTTTCCCGAAGGCTTTTTGCAAGATCGTCCCGGATACGCTCGCAGGCGATCCCGACTATTGCACCGTTATGCACGCTGATGGTGCGGGTACCAAAACTTCCCTGGCGTATTTGTACTGGAAAGAAACGGGCGATATCTCAGTCTGGAAAGGCATTGCACAGGATGCGATAGTCATGAATACCGACGATCTGCTGTGCGTAGGAGCAACGGGCCCGATGCTGTATTCTTCTACGATAGATCGGAACAAGAACCGTATTCCGGGAGAAGTGATAGCGGAAATCATCAATGGTGCAGAAGAAGTGCTGGAAATGTTGCGCAGCTACGGCGTGGAGATTTACAGTACCGGCGGTGAAACTGCGGATGTTGGCGACCTGGTCAGGACAGTGACTGTGAATAGTACGGTTATCGCCCGCATGAAACGCGCAGCAGTTGTTGATAATGCGAACATTAGGCCGGGAGATGTGATCGTTGGGTTCGCTTCGTATGGTCAGGCGACTTATGAAACGCAATACAATGGCGGAATGGGAAGTAATGGCCTTACTTCTGCCCGACATGATATTTTAGGAAAGTATCTGAAAAAATACACGGAAAGCTTTGATCCGGAGGTAAATGACGAACTGATATACAGCGGAAGTAAAAATCTGACAGATGCAGTGGAAGGTACGCCGCTGAATGTGGGCCAGCTTATTTTGTCACCTACCCGCACTTACGCCCCTTTGGCCAAAGCATTGTTCGATGAAATTCGTCCGCATATCCATGGCATGGTACACTGCAGCGGCGGTGCGCAGACGAAGATTCTACATTTTGTTGATAACCTTCACATTATCAAAGATAACCTGCTACCCATTCCCCCACTTTTTCAGATGATCCGCGAAGAGAGCGGGACTGGCTGGGAGGAAATGTACAAGGTTTTTAATATGGGACACAGGCTCGAAATCTATTTGCCGGAAGAGTTTGCAGCGCAGGTAATTGCTACCGCAGATTCATTCGGAATAGCGGCACAGGTTGTAGGAAGGGTGGAAGAAGCACGTGAGAAGAAACTTA